The proteins below are encoded in one region of Streptomyces roseirectus:
- a CDS encoding TetR/AcrR family transcriptional regulator produces MPAPTQPPLDPPRRKDARRNQQTLLDAAAAVFVTSGVDAPVREIAARAGVGTGTVYRHFPTRADLVVAVYRHQVDTCAEAGPALLADAPSPYAALAEWTGLFVDFLVTKHGLAGAMQSDSACLGPLHTYFLDRLLPVCAGLLDAATVSGEIHAPGLDAYQLLRGIGNLCAGADADPRYDARRLVALLIEGLRRP; encoded by the coding sequence GTGCCCGCCCCCACCCAGCCACCCCTCGACCCCCCCCGCCGCAAAGACGCCCGCCGCAACCAGCAGACCCTGCTGGACGCCGCCGCCGCCGTCTTCGTCACGTCGGGCGTGGACGCCCCCGTCCGCGAGATCGCCGCGCGCGCGGGCGTGGGCACGGGCACCGTCTACCGGCACTTCCCCACCCGCGCCGACCTGGTCGTCGCCGTCTACCGCCACCAGGTCGACACCTGCGCCGAGGCGGGCCCCGCGCTCCTCGCCGACGCCCCCAGCCCGTACGCCGCGCTCGCCGAGTGGACCGGCCTGTTCGTCGACTTCCTCGTCACCAAGCACGGCCTCGCCGGCGCCATGCAGTCCGACAGCGCCTGCCTGGGCCCCCTGCACACCTACTTCCTCGACCGCCTCCTGCCGGTCTGCGCCGGCCTCCTGGACGCCGCGACCGTCTCCGGCGAGATCCACGCGCCCGGCCTCGACGCGTACCAACTCCTGCGTGGCATCGGCAACTTGTGCGCGGGCGCGGACGCGGACCCGCGCTACGACGCACGCCGCCTGGTGGCACTGCTGATCGAGGGCCTGCGCCGTCCCTGA